From Burkholderia savannae, a single genomic window includes:
- a CDS encoding phosphorylase has protein sequence MASSGRSAAPVIAVAGMAFEARIARGAGVEAAYAARADRLERALAEAADAHGCAGIVSFGTAGGLAPDLAPGALIVADAVDGPFGVLDTDSAWSARIVAALAGTPVASRTRRGTVAAVGAPVVDAREKETLHRAKGALAVDMESHIAGAFAAARGVPFAVCRAIVDPAWRTLPKAATAGLRDDGSTAILPILRELAKEPSQLGALLQVAGDARAARSTLAQARRAFERAGAWRIG, from the coding sequence ATGGCAAGTTCCGGCCGGTCGGCCGCGCCCGTGATCGCCGTCGCCGGGATGGCGTTCGAAGCGCGCATCGCGCGCGGCGCGGGCGTCGAGGCGGCCTATGCGGCGCGCGCCGATCGGCTCGAGCGCGCGCTCGCCGAAGCGGCCGACGCGCACGGCTGCGCGGGCATCGTCAGCTTCGGAACGGCGGGCGGGCTCGCGCCCGATCTCGCGCCGGGCGCGCTGATCGTCGCCGATGCGGTCGACGGGCCGTTCGGCGTGCTCGACACCGATTCCGCGTGGAGCGCGCGCATCGTCGCCGCGCTCGCGGGCACGCCGGTCGCGTCGCGCACGCGGCGCGGCACGGTCGCGGCGGTCGGCGCGCCCGTCGTCGACGCGCGCGAGAAGGAAACGCTGCATCGGGCGAAGGGCGCGCTCGCGGTCGACATGGAATCGCACATCGCCGGCGCGTTCGCGGCGGCGCGCGGCGTGCCGTTCGCGGTGTGCCGCGCGATCGTCGACCCGGCATGGCGCACGCTGCCGAAAGCGGCGACGGCCGGGCTGCGCGACGACGGCAGCACGGCGATCCTGCCGATCCTGCGCGAGCTCGCGAAAGAGCCTTCGCAACTCGGCGCGCTGCTGCAGGTGGCGGGCGATGCGCGCGCGGCGCGCTCGACGCTCGCGCAAGCGCGGCGGGCGTTCGAGCGTGCGGGGGCGTGGCGGATCGGTTGA
- the shc gene encoding squalene--hopene cyclase, with protein MNDMTEMQTLDAAAAPAVAEGLDAAVARATDALLAAQNADGHWVYELEADSTIPAEYVLLVHYLGEEPNVELEQKIARYLRRIQQPEGGWPLFTDGAPNISASVKAYFALKVIGDDENAEHMQRARRAIHAMGGAEMSNVFTRIQLALYGVVPWYAVPMMPVEVMLLPQWFPFHLSKVSYWARTVIVPLLVLNAKRPVAKNPRGVRIDELFKSAPVNTGLLPKQPHQRTGWFAFFRAVDGVLRLVDGLFPRYTRERAIRQAVAFVDERLNGEDGLGAIYPAMANAVMMYAELGYPEDHPNRAIARQSIEKLLVVGEEEAYCQPCLSPVWDTSLAAHALLETGDERAREAAVRGLDWLVPRQILDVRGDWISRRPHVRPGGWAFQYANPHYPDVDDTAVVVMAMDRVAKLDQTDAYREQIARAREWVVGMQSSDGGWGAFEPENTQYYLNNIPFSDHGALLDPPTADVSGRCLSMLAQLGETNASSEPARRAFDYILKEQEPDGSWYGRWGMNYIYGTWTALCALNAAGLGHDDPRVKRAAQWLLSIQNQDGGWGEDGESYKLNYRGYERAPSTSSQTAWALLGLMAAGEADNPAVARGIDHLLGAQREHGLWDETRFTATGFPRVFYLRYHGYRKFFPLWALARYRNLKRANTTRVTVGM; from the coding sequence ATGAACGACATGACCGAAATGCAGACGCTCGACGCAGCCGCCGCGCCCGCCGTGGCGGAAGGCCTCGATGCCGCCGTCGCGCGCGCGACCGACGCGCTCCTTGCCGCGCAGAACGCGGACGGCCACTGGGTCTACGAGCTCGAAGCCGATTCGACGATCCCGGCCGAATACGTGCTGCTCGTCCACTATCTCGGCGAGGAGCCGAACGTCGAGCTGGAGCAGAAGATCGCGCGCTATCTGCGCCGCATCCAGCAGCCGGAGGGCGGCTGGCCGCTGTTCACCGACGGCGCGCCGAACATCAGCGCGAGCGTGAAGGCGTACTTCGCGCTGAAGGTGATCGGCGACGACGAAAACGCCGAGCACATGCAGCGCGCGCGCCGCGCGATCCACGCGATGGGCGGCGCGGAGATGTCGAACGTGTTCACGCGGATTCAGCTCGCGCTGTACGGCGTCGTGCCGTGGTACGCGGTGCCGATGATGCCGGTCGAAGTGATGCTGCTGCCGCAGTGGTTCCCGTTCCATCTGTCGAAGGTGTCGTACTGGGCGCGCACCGTGATCGTGCCGCTGCTCGTGCTGAACGCGAAGCGCCCGGTCGCGAAGAACCCGCGCGGCGTGCGCATCGACGAGCTGTTCAAGAGCGCGCCCGTCAACACGGGCCTGCTGCCGAAGCAGCCTCACCAGAGAACCGGCTGGTTTGCGTTCTTTCGCGCCGTCGACGGCGTGCTGCGCCTCGTCGACGGCCTGTTCCCCCGCTACACGCGCGAGCGCGCGATCCGGCAGGCGGTCGCGTTCGTCGACGAGCGCCTGAACGGCGAGGACGGCCTCGGCGCGATCTATCCGGCGATGGCGAACGCGGTGATGATGTACGCGGAGCTCGGCTATCCCGAAGATCATCCGAACCGCGCGATCGCGCGCCAGTCGATCGAGAAGCTGCTCGTCGTCGGCGAAGAAGAGGCGTATTGCCAGCCGTGCCTGTCGCCCGTCTGGGACACGTCGCTCGCCGCGCACGCGCTCCTCGAAACGGGCGACGAGCGTGCGCGCGAAGCGGCTGTGCGCGGCCTCGACTGGCTCGTGCCGCGCCAGATTCTCGACGTGCGCGGCGACTGGATCTCGCGCCGTCCGCACGTGCGTCCGGGCGGCTGGGCGTTCCAGTACGCGAACCCGCACTATCCGGACGTCGACGACACGGCGGTCGTCGTGATGGCGATGGATCGCGTCGCGAAGCTCGATCAGACGGATGCGTATCGCGAGCAGATCGCGCGCGCGCGCGAATGGGTCGTCGGCATGCAGAGCAGCGACGGCGGCTGGGGCGCGTTCGAGCCGGAGAATACGCAGTACTACCTGAACAACATTCCGTTCTCGGATCACGGCGCGCTGCTCGATCCGCCGACTGCCGACGTGTCGGGCCGCTGCCTGTCGATGCTCGCGCAGCTCGGCGAGACGAACGCGTCGAGCGAGCCCGCGCGCCGCGCGTTCGACTACATCCTGAAGGAGCAGGAACCGGACGGCAGCTGGTACGGCCGCTGGGGGATGAACTATATCTACGGCACGTGGACCGCGCTGTGCGCGCTGAACGCGGCGGGCCTCGGCCATGACGACCCGCGCGTGAAGCGTGCGGCGCAATGGCTGCTGTCGATCCAGAATCAGGACGGCGGCTGGGGCGAGGACGGCGAAAGCTACAAGCTCAACTATCGCGGCTACGAGCGTGCGCCGAGCACGTCGTCGCAGACCGCGTGGGCGCTGCTCGGCCTGATGGCGGCGGGCGAAGCCGACAATCCGGCCGTCGCGCGCGGGATCGACCATCTGCTCGGCGCGCAGCGCGAGCACGGCTTGTGGGACGAGACGCGCTTCACCGCAACGGGTTTCCCGCGCGTGTTCTACCTGCGCTATCACGGCTACCGCAAGTTCTTCCCGCTGTGGGCGCTCGCCCGCTATCGCAACCTGAAGCGCGCGAACACGACGCGCGTGACGGTCGGGATGTAA
- the hpnD gene encoding presqualene diphosphate synthase HpnD: protein MAVSNPVVDDNETDAAAATSGSSFYLAMRILPAEQRDAMFQVYAFCRAVDDIADEGGPRAERAAQLDRWRADIDDCYAGKPRASLAPLAREIGKFGLHREDFHAMIDGMAMDAAEDICAPDEQTLDLYCDRVASSAGRLSVRIFGMPDEPGRVLSHHLGRALQLTNILRDIDDDAAINRCYLPRELLTREGIAITDPQTIARDPNLPRVCTTLVERARRHFAQADAVMDMSRRAQVRAPRIMSGAYRLILEAAVARGFAPPRAPLRKPRARMLLLAARYALF, encoded by the coding sequence TTGGCCGTTTCCAATCCCGTCGTGGACGATAACGAAACCGACGCCGCTGCCGCCACATCGGGCAGCTCTTTCTATCTCGCGATGCGCATCCTGCCCGCGGAGCAGCGCGACGCGATGTTTCAGGTCTATGCGTTCTGCCGCGCGGTCGACGACATCGCCGACGAAGGCGGCCCGCGCGCCGAGCGCGCGGCGCAGCTCGACCGCTGGCGCGCCGACATCGACGACTGCTATGCGGGCAAGCCGCGCGCGTCGCTCGCACCGCTCGCGCGCGAGATCGGGAAGTTCGGTCTGCATCGCGAAGACTTCCACGCGATGATCGACGGCATGGCGATGGACGCCGCCGAGGACATCTGCGCGCCCGACGAACAGACGCTCGACCTGTATTGCGACCGCGTCGCGAGCTCGGCCGGCCGGCTATCGGTGAGGATTTTCGGGATGCCGGACGAGCCCGGCCGCGTGCTGTCGCACCACCTCGGCCGCGCGCTGCAATTGACGAACATCCTGCGCGACATCGACGACGACGCGGCGATCAACCGCTGCTACCTGCCGCGCGAGCTGCTCACGCGCGAAGGGATCGCGATCACCGATCCGCAGACGATCGCGCGCGATCCGAATCTGCCGCGCGTCTGCACGACGCTCGTCGAGCGCGCGCGGCGGCACTTCGCGCAGGCCGATGCGGTGATGGATATGTCGCGGCGTGCGCAGGTTCGCGCGCCGCGCATCATGTCGGGTGCGTATCGTCTGATTCTCGAAGCCGCGGTGGCGCGCGGCTTCGCGCCGCCGCGCGCGCCGCTGCGCAAGCCGCGCGCGCGGATGCTGCTGCTCGCGGCGCGCTACGCGCTGTTCTGA